CCtttatgattataaaaatgttgaatttgaATGATAATTGTATAATTAAATAAGCGATTTCCGAATCTTTCAGTGCAAGCCTcctatatgtaggtatctactCTACTATAGGAAATAGGTATATAACTATGCTACTAGAAAACAAAAAGGACATTATCATGGTTATCGATAtcgttaattataatatttctcCAGATTCAAGTATGTTATCCTGAACAAAAAATATGAGTTTATTTCTTGGATTTTTAGATatgtgtttatgaataatgaCAAAAAATCCTTCATAATTTAGTCAGGTCCATCCTGTTTTAGGCCTTCGCGTGTTTTATTCTGTCGTAGTTTGGTTGTCTCTGTCAGACTGTCACCGAAAGTAGATTAAAGTCCGGAGCTtggtaaaattaataaaaaatatcccaTTCGTAATTAATTATTGAGTAAAATCAGCGATTATAAAATGATATATCATGATTTTGTGGTTCGACAAACATGTAAGGATTTTTAGGGtatcgtagtcacctagaaacccttatagtttcgcgaTGTCACGCCCTTATAATTTCACGCGTCTGTCTATCCGTCCGCGattttgctccgtgatcgttagtactagaaagcaacaatttggcatggatacataaatcatgtatGGCGCCAGAacagtacaaaaaaaatgttttatatagggtatttcccatacaaaatgatattttcttttaggtctttcaaaaccaataagttatattttcagaaatcatagctccgaaagaaaaaaaaatgtgacccCCCCAACTAACTTCGAACCATATGTcgaaaaaatcgtgaaacaaaagcttagtaaatactttcatgATCGGCCCAGCCGTTTTtaagttattgcaaaaatcttctcttcttagtaaaaagacgtacaacgCGCTACGAAGGTACTCATTTATACTTGGAATGTACTTCTATGATACTTACTTATTCTATGATacctacatgatacttacttattcatagcccccgtttggcctgctctgacagaatggtaactacgaaatcctacactgagcgcggcccgacatgctcttggccgattttattaAGTCcttggaaaaaaaatgttcctgAATCCAAGGAAACATTATCATTTCATTGAGGCATTATAAATGCACATGTGTACATGGGTTCGTACGAGTATCATAAAAAGAAATTACATTATtcaaatctttatttacatGCCAAAACCCGTTCAAACGACACCATTTGAACCCAACTAAATTGGTCGATGCGACCTGCATGTAACTGTTATTGCGACAATTTATACAGCTTTAGTTCGGCGCTATTCGATATGCTTACATCAGTCGACAATTATAATAATCGGCTCAAAACTTGCGACTTAAATGGAAATGTTAGAAGCGAGTTCAAAATATGGAAATCCCGTATCGAGGAGATTAAGTTGGCTATAATGGAAGTGGGAATACTAGCAGCAGTGCAAGCGGCGTGATCGCGTCCCTTGCGCTCGAATTCACTACTTGCTGATGGTACGTAAGCTAAGCGAGATGCAGCCGCCGTACCGCGCCGCCGGCATCGCCGCGATGCGGCCCTGCACGTCGCGCGTTATGAAATGGGAATTAAATTGTCTGTGAAGAATACAACAGGATTACCGTTTATTCCTTCTTCTACACGAAAGGATATCTAATTCTGCGCGGCCTTCATTTCCCCTTTACACACTGAGCGTTGCAACAATCTTCTAATGTTTGCAGCAATAGTCACGATGCAGTTTGTGAAAACTGGCAGGCTCGGTTGCAGGACGGAGCCTACTGCGCGGGTATCCACTGCACTGCAGCCGGACTTGGCATGCTGCTCCGAGTTTGTGTATCGTAAACACTCGCTGGATTACACCAAGCAGACCCTGTTTaagaattggttttatttattattcgaaGTTAATACTTAGAAAGTTCTTTTGTTTTGGTTTtctaaaaacgttttttacaTGCTAATCTATAGCCCATTTTTCGAACTGATAATCGGTGTTGGCGCCACTGTCAAAGAAATACTTTTTTGACCTTACGAAAGTGGATGCTTGAAACATATGAGGTTTATTGTCGATCTTATtgaaataatcaattttaacgTTGTCGTGATCCTTTTTTACTGGTATCACGGCgtcttttttaccttttttatgtGACGTTAAAAATATTGGTTTTAGTGTGGATACCACACTACGCAGAACATGAATGTTTGTGTTGAGGTGAATGGATCCGGGTACTTTATTTACTAAAGTGATGTTTCTTCCATTTTTAGATTGTTTGTTAAGTTCTTCTGTTTTCTCATTAAACCCTTTGTTTGATAAATTTGGATGTTTATTAGATCTGGCTAATTTGCCAATAACATCGTCGAACTCTGCGAAAAGCATATAatctttagtttttattttcggTTTCTGCGATACGACATTTTTTGCACTAAACCGCGGCAGCAGGCTAACATTAAGGCTAACGTTTGACAGTTTATCGTTATGGTTTTTTATCGTTCTGCCATGTATCTGATTTCGTATTGCCCCCATTGTATTGATAACATTTTCAAGTTCTAACCAACTCAACACAGGCGCAGACGTTGCTCCCTGAACCTGGTTTTCAagttcatacaaattttcattgcTGGCTATTAAATCttcgtattttgtaaaattttgcaATCTCAAACTCAGTGGAGATCGTACAAATCTTTCCCAGTAAGTACGCGCCGCATAACTATTCTCACTGAAAAATGGATGTGCAGTTTTAGGGTCCTCAGCTGGTTCAATTTTGATGTTAGCTCTAAGGACATCTGCAGAATCCAATCCTCTAATAAGTTTTGCTATTTGTTTTCCTAATGTACTGTAATAAGAGTcgtcttctttgttttttttcgaATCGAATCGACGTCGTGTGGGATAATCGAGACGACCTGGCGTGATGGGATGTCTTCTCTTAGGTATAGGAGGCTTTATGCCCTGAAATTGTTCATGTTTCCGAGGATTTACCATATTGGGCGGTTTTGATGTGCTTTTGTTGCTTTCATTGGTGTTCCGATGAATAAGTTCACTTATATATTTGAAGTCAGGGCCGGCGTCCATTTTGTCACCTTGTTCGAAGAGGAAGTTATTGTCTCCCATAAACATGTCACTGTAGTCATCTTCCTGGACGTATGGCTTCATAGGGTAATCCATAGGTGGCATAGGTGGTAGCGGTGATGGTTTGAATACTTGTCTCGTTTGTGGTTTGTTTCGATTTTTGATAAGAGGAGGACGCTgtggataaaaaaataaacaaaaaataacaataaaataatacagtcaAATGATAATTCATCCACCTGTTAGAAATGTTGTGGTAATTTAAGATTTactcatataaaatatttagtaatgCACGACTACTAAAATAGAtctagtaataaataattatttttcatcgaTATTTTACACCAaaccattattttaaataaaagggATATACACGGTggtcacgaggaacccgaaagattttaaccacgtacttctgaggccaaaagaaggaaaaaatgttatatgagtttcactaaatttcgcaaaaaaaagaacccaggaccatcggtttcataggcacgGTCACTACCGTGATTCTTACGTTTTTTGTTACCTACTTCATATTGGACTAATGCTTtaattactatatttttatgttttcttgGATATTTGTGCCACCTAActctagttttaattttagttttaccagGCTTCACTGAAAATTAGCGTCACGTAGTGTTTCCTAGCTAGGACTCACTTCGTCGCATCAAGCTGAGTGAAGACCTTTTAGCACAATTTTCTGTTCGTTTGTATATTACATTTGtgtatgataatttatgttCTTTTCGTGCTAATAATTTTTTCTTATCTTGTCTTATCTtatctacccactaggccagaccggtcgtcaagacaGATAAGATACAACTATCAAGTTCTGCACGTGAACACCAGGATGCCGGGTGGACCTCGGTTTCAACGAAATATTTATCGAAATAGTGTATCTTTATTGTATCTCTTGAGTAACTCAGTGTATCTTCAATAGAAAGAAACCAGTTTACCTATCTCTAAAACgagttattttagaaaaaagggCCAGCTGCCATAAtggcgtcaggatggcgggtaaacctataaattaaatcttgcattataaattataagtatgtagtttttttactagctcgttttagggagaggtaTACTGGTTTTCGTTAAGGGTACACAAGTCACAATTTGAAAACAAATATTTCGTATAAATTCGCTGAGGCCTACCCGCCACCCTGACGTTCTACAGTTTTTACACCTATCTGTTAAATCAAAATTCTTCTCTAGTAGGATTCTTTGCTAATAACTCTTTAGTTGTGAAGCTAAACTGTTAAACTGTTATTTTAATGTGTCCTCAttcacaattttaatttataatttataaggtTGGCATGTTCAGTTCAATTGTTTGGTTCAGTAACAATAGGAACTAGTACGAGTattctataaaattatattatactgtatcctTGAGCAAATGTTAcgtgtgtgtgtatgttttACGTTATAAGTATTAGGCATCACTTACGAATGTATTAAGCAATTTGTGAGTACGCAAGACTTTCTTGACGTCGGTCTGCGTGTCGGTCGGCGCGGTGGTCGACGGCGCAGGCGGCGATGCCGTCGTCGGCGCTGGTGACGGCGTGGCCGCGCCCGTAGGCGTAGTCGGGGCAGACGTTGTTGGTTGCTGCATTGATGCCGCTACAGTAGTTTGACCATTTTCACTATAATCTGGTGGACCTGAGACAGTGTGATTATCGTATAAGAGTTTTACTTGTAGTTAAAACAACA
This Cydia pomonella isolate Wapato2018A chromosome 16, ilCydPomo1, whole genome shotgun sequence DNA region includes the following protein-coding sequences:
- the LOC133526458 gene encoding uncharacterized protein LOC133526458; translation: MFFLILFILHAICDAAPGHYECGVHGRFEYCIDDFPGCVVGCHCYPGYYFDTDSKICEPNTKLTQDYRRHMTPTGYTYGSSSALVHPVVPSPPPVVTASTAEPAQDSDNGDLSDWLYNQFFKTIESQVVNKTDDEPLKTGTRRSGAPIESFLTRRHNNRKRKSKKRSSRKKTIRDDDEDSEEESSSSSDSSDSDSDDSRGDLGSWERIEWGPRPSPPNGPPGAEKDGAHRQIVMFSKKPKPPLPSFIFLPNMGTAFFPPLGLPAPPIPMYPLVPIPPIPQGPPDYSENGQTTVAASMQQPTTSAPTTPTGAATPSPAPTTASPPAPSTTAPTDTQTDVKKVLRTHKLLNTFRPPLIKNRNKPQTRQVFKPSPLPPMPPMDYPMKPYVQEDDYSDMFMGDNNFLFEQGDKMDAGPDFKYISELIHRNTNESNKSTSKPPNMVNPRKHEQFQGIKPPIPKRRHPITPGRLDYPTRRRFDSKKNKEDDSYYSTLGKQIAKLIRGLDSADVLRANIKIEPAEDPKTAHPFFSENSYAARTYWERFVRSPLSLRLQNFTKYEDLIASNENLYELENQVQGATSAPVLSWLELENVINTMGAIRNQIHGRTIKNHNDKLSNVSLNVSLLPRFSAKNVVSQKPKIKTKDYMLFAEFDDVIGKLARSNKHPNLSNKGFNEKTEELNKQSKNGRNITLVNKVPGSIHLNTNIHVLRSVVSTLKPIFLTSHKKGKKDAVIPVKKDHDNVKIDYFNKIDNKPHMFQASTFVRSKKYFFDSGANTDYQFEKWAID